The Flavobacterium sp. N2270 genome contains the following window.
AGAGAGAAGAGATATTGACGATTATACCAATGAAAATTTTGAAGAAGATGGAATTGAATAGTGACTATTGGGAAAGCAGATATCAGAAAAATGAAATTGGATGGGATGCTGGAGAAATAACAACTCCATTAAAAGAATACATTAACCAACTCGTTAACAAAGACATAAAAATATTAATTCCTGGAGCTGGAAATGGTCATGAGTTTGATTATTTAATACACAAGGGTTTTAAAAATGTCTTTGTAGTCGATTTAGCTCCTACTCCATTACAAAATATTGCCAAAAGGAATCCTGATTTTAAATCAAATTTAATTCAAGACAATTTTTTTAATTTGAATGAAAAGTTTGATTTAATTATTGAACAAACTTTTTTTTGCGCATTAGATCCTAATTTAAGACCAAATTACGCCATTAAAGTAAATGAATTATTAAATTCTAATGGAAAAATAGCAGGATTATTATTTGATTTTCCTTTAACTGAAAGCGGACCTCCATTTGGTGGATCAATTGATGAATATATAAATTTGTTTTCAGAAAAATTCAAATTAAATACATTAGAAAAAGCATATAATTCAATAAAACCTCGTGCAAATAAAGAACTCTTTTTTATCTTTGAGACAAAATAACACAACACAAACCTTTACATGAAGAATATAATCTTAACAAACGAAGAAATAATTCATAAAACGAAGAGAATTAGTTATCAAATTCTTGAAACTTTCGTTGATGAAAAAGAAGTTGTTATTGCAGGAATTGCAAATAGTGGTTATATTTTTGCTCAAAAAATAGCGGAAGAACTTTCTAAAATATCAGATTTGAAAGTTATTTTATGTGAAGTTAAAATCAACAAACAAAATCCCAAAGACACCATCACAACATCTTTAGCACCATTTGAATATGAAAACAAAGCCTTAGTGCTAGTTGACGATGTATTAAATTCTGGCTCTACACTTGTTTACGGTGTAAAACATTTCTTAGAAGTACCTTTAAATAAGTTTAAGACAGCTGTCCTAATTGACCGCAACCACAAAAAATATCCTGTTAAAGCAGATTTTAAAGGAATATCATTATCAACATCTTTACAAGAACACATACAAGTCGTTTTTGAAAAAGACAACAGTTATGCTTATTTAAGCTAATAACGCTTTTATATCTAAAATAATTTCCTCTTTATTTTTCAAAGCACAATCTATTGTATGCTTTGATTGAAAATAGTAATAGTTCCTATCAAATAAATGCTTGTTTATATAATCCGTTAATTGTTCGTCATTAAAATTTGCAATTAAAGGTCTTGCTTCTTTTTCTAATTTCAATCTTTCAGATAAAATCTCAACTGAAGTTTTCAAATAAAAAGAAAGAATATCTTCTCGTTTTAAAACTTCATGATTATTTGCATAACATGGAGTTCCTCCTCCTAATGCCAAAACAAAATGTTCATTTTCATCTATAAATGCATTCAAAAGCAAATGTTCTAACTTTCTAAAATATACTTCTCCTTTTCTTTCAAAGATTTTTTTGACAGACATATTTTCGTGTTTCTCAATTATTTCATCTAAATCATAAAAGGGAATTCCTACATTTTCTGATAACACTTTACCAATTGTAGATTTCCCAGAACCCATATAACCAACAAGGATAATTTTCTTCATATAATAATTACTTAAAAATAAGGTAGTTAAAAATAAATTTTAAAAAAAATACAAATTTATAAGAAATTCCCATTGAAAAGTAGATTTAAGTTTATATATTTGCACCCGCATTCAAGGAAAAAGAATGACTTGGTAGCTCAGTTGGTAGAGCACATCACTTTTAATGATGGGGTCCTGGGTTCGAGCCCCAGCCAGGTCACAAAATAAAACATTTTTCCTTGATAGCATCGACTTGGTAGCTCAGTTGGTAGAGCACATCACTTTTAATGATGGGGTCCTGGGTTCGAGCCCCAGCCAGGTCACAAATAAAAAAAGTTAAGCTATTTGCTTAGCTTTTTTTGTTTACGGCCATGTGGAGAAACGGTAGACTCGCCATCTTGAGGGGGTGGTGCTCGCAAGGGCGTGAGGGTTCAAATCCCTCCATGGTCACTTATTTTATTATCTTTTTAAACAAAGCCTTTAAAAAAGGTAATTTAGGACAAGCTAAAATAATTTTAAAATCTTCATATAAGTTTGTCTTTTCATCTAAAAATTTTAAAATTAAATTCGGATTTACTTTCGTAAACATACTAGAAAATATTTCTTTACCTAAACTATTATTGGTGTATAAAACATCTACAAACAAGGAATCGTAGAAAGTAAACTTGTTCCATTTATGGAAATTCTTAAAATCTACATTTCCTTTCTTTAAAAAAGAAACCACTTCTTCTGCTTTTTTGACTGAATTTTGAAAAGTATAACCTGTACTTGCTTTTGTCCAGCCACCAGCAGTTCCAATAAACAAAACTCTTTTTTCATTATTTTTCCAAAAAGGAAAAACTGTCATAGGAATATTTCCTTGTTCTTTTTTTAATATAGAATAATCCGTTATTCCCATTTTACTCATGTATAATTCAATTTCATGTTCGTACTCTTCTTCTGCTAATAAATCTTTAGAAAACAAAGTATATTCAATCAATGCTTTATTTTTTGAAAAAGGCAAAACATACATAAAACGAGTGTTTTGTTTTTGATTAACGCTAAAATCCATGAAAGTAGCTTTTTCAGGATCGAAAAAAGGATCTTTAGTTTCTACAAACCAACCAATAAAATGCTGATTCAACAAGGGATATTTTAAACTTGATTTATAGTTACTATTTACCAAAACACTAGAAAAGAAATATTCTGAATTATATGAATTCTTATCCGTTACAATTTCAACTTCCAAATCGTTAGATTTAAACGAGACAAACGTTTCTTTTTTTAAGGTTAAACTAACATTTAAAACTAGCTTATTAAACAAGTTTTCAATAAATTGAGTTGATGAAATTTGTTTATAAACTAATCCTTCATTCAGGCAATTAATAGAGTTATTTTCATTTTTAAATAGCGCACTATTCCACTTTGCATTTATATAATTATCAAATTTCCCTATATCACCTTCCCAATAACACCATGTTTTTTCATCTTTAGCTAATTCATTTGGTTCAATAATTAAAATACGTTTACCTTCTAATAAGTTATTTTCAAACATTTCGTTTAAAACTAAAATAGTAGACAAACCTAATCCTGAAAAAGTATAATCATAAGTCATAACTAAACAAAAATAAAGTTAAAAAAGGATAACAATAGTTTTAAAACAAAATTAATTTCAAAAAAACAATCGTTTTAAAATAAAATTATTTACTTTTGTTTAACAAATTTACAGAAAAGATGAACAATGTTAAAAATATATTCAGCATAAAAGATTTAGAAAACCTTTCAGGTATAAAAGCTCACACAATTAGAATATGGGAGAAAAGATACAATGCTCTTGAACCAATGCGTACTGATTCTAACATTAGATATTATGACATTAATAATTTACAAAAATTACTAAACATTGTTCTTTTACATGATTATGGATATAAAATTTCTAAAATTTCTAAATTAGATGAAAATGAAATTCCAGAATTAGTAAAAAAAATTACTACCGAAAAAACTGCAAAAAATCATGCCATAAATTCATTTAAAATGGCAATGATGAATTTTGATCAACCTTTATTTTTTAAAACGTATGATGCTTTATTATCTGAAAAAAGTTTCAGGGAAGTTTTTTTTGAGGTATTTATTCCCTTAATGAACGAAATAGGTCTGCTTTGGCAAACCAAAACTATATCTCCAGCACATGAACATTTTATTAGTAATTTATTAAGACAAAAAATCCAAGTAAATACAGAAAAAGTTCAAATATTAGAACCAACAAAGAACGATAAAGTTTTTGTTTTGTACTTACCTATGAATGAAATACATGAAATTGGTTTAATGTATTTAAATTATGAAATACTTCTTCAAGGTTATAGATGTATCTATCTAGGTGAAAATGTACCTGTAGAGAGTTTAAAAGACATTACTACATTTTTTAACAACATCACTTTTGTTAGTTATTTAACCGTAGAACCATTACAAGAAAATATTGATCAATATATATTAGATTTTGAAAAAGAAATTCTAACAGATAATAATAATGAGCTTTTTTTAATTGGTAGAATGACACAATATATTAACACAAGTAAACTACCTAAAAAAATAAGCGCCTTTAAATCAATTGAAGAGTTAACAAAACAAATACAATAATAGTGAATAAGAATATTTCAATAATAGGATCTGGATTTTCTGCACTATCTGCAGCTTGCTATCTAGCTAAAGATGGCAACACAGTAACTGTATATGAAAAAAATAATACCATT
Protein-coding sequences here:
- a CDS encoding lycopene cyclase family protein, producing MTYDYTFSGLGLSTILVLNEMFENNLLEGKRILIIEPNELAKDEKTWCYWEGDIGKFDNYINAKWNSALFKNENNSINCLNEGLVYKQISSTQFIENLFNKLVLNVSLTLKKETFVSFKSNDLEVEIVTDKNSYNSEYFFSSVLVNSNYKSSLKYPLLNQHFIGWFVETKDPFFDPEKATFMDFSVNQKQNTRFMYVLPFSKNKALIEYTLFSKDLLAEEEYEHEIELYMSKMGITDYSILKKEQGNIPMTVFPFWKNNEKRVLFIGTAGGWTKASTGYTFQNSVKKAEEVVSFLKKGNVDFKNFHKWNKFTFYDSLFVDVLYTNNSLGKEIFSSMFTKVNPNLILKFLDEKTNLYEDFKIILACPKLPFLKALFKKIIK
- a CDS encoding MerR family transcriptional regulator, whose amino-acid sequence is MNNVKNIFSIKDLENLSGIKAHTIRIWEKRYNALEPMRTDSNIRYYDINNLQKLLNIVLLHDYGYKISKISKLDENEIPELVKKITTEKTAKNHAINSFKMAMMNFDQPLFFKTYDALLSEKSFREVFFEVFIPLMNEIGLLWQTKTISPAHEHFISNLLRQKIQVNTEKVQILEPTKNDKVFVLYLPMNEIHEIGLMYLNYEILLQGYRCIYLGENVPVESLKDITTFFNNITFVSYLTVEPLQENIDQYILDFEKEILTDNNNELFLIGRMTQYINTSKLPKKISAFKSIEELTKQIQ
- a CDS encoding phosphoribosyltransferase family protein, with the translated sequence MKNIILTNEEIIHKTKRISYQILETFVDEKEVVIAGIANSGYIFAQKIAEELSKISDLKVILCEVKINKQNPKDTITTSLAPFEYENKALVLVDDVLNSGSTLVYGVKHFLEVPLNKFKTAVLIDRNHKKYPVKADFKGISLSTSLQEHIQVVFEKDNSYAYLS
- a CDS encoding TPMT family class I SAM-dependent methyltransferase, coding for MELNSDYWESRYQKNEIGWDAGEITTPLKEYINQLVNKDIKILIPGAGNGHEFDYLIHKGFKNVFVVDLAPTPLQNIAKRNPDFKSNLIQDNFFNLNEKFDLIIEQTFFCALDPNLRPNYAIKVNELLNSNGKIAGLLFDFPLTESGPPFGGSIDEYINLFSEKFKLNTLEKAYNSIKPRANKELFFIFETK
- a CDS encoding shikimate kinase; protein product: MKKIILVGYMGSGKSTIGKVLSENVGIPFYDLDEIIEKHENMSVKKIFERKGEVYFRKLEHLLLNAFIDENEHFVLALGGGTPCYANNHEVLKREDILSFYLKTSVEILSERLKLEKEARPLIANFNDEQLTDYINKHLFDRNYYYFQSKHTIDCALKNKEEIILDIKALLA